The Zhihengliuella sp. ISTPL4 genomic interval GCGGCAGGAAGCTCACGCTGGTCGCGCACGCGTCTGGTGAGGGTGAGGACACGCTGTGGCTCGGCGCCGGCGCGCCGGACGAGGAGATCCGGGACCCGATAGCCCCGCCGTCGGAAAGCGGCACGCGACGTCGGCACCGGGATCACCCAGCCCCCTGGCGGGAGTTCCGGAAGGAGCACGGCGGCCAGCGCCGCGCCGAGCGGCCGCGCGAGGTGAGTCTGTCCCTCGCCCTTCAGCCGGCGGATGCAGGACGCGGCAGGTCCCTCCAGCGCGATCGCCGCACGGACCCGCTGCCCCGCCGGGGTCCGCACGTCGCGCGGCATCGGCACGAGAGCGATCCGGCAGGCATCGCACAGCAACGTACCCGGCCGGTCGCAGCCGGCACAGGTCGCTGCGAGCAACAGCGCTCCCGTCTCGGCAGCGAGCGCGGCGATCCGCGTCGTGATCCCCATGCCGAGATCCTGCCGCAGAGATCGTGCTCCCTGTGTCTCCTCGGCGGGTCGGACCGCCAACGCGAAGAGATCCGGCCTTCGCCCGATCGGTGCAGGAAGGTCACTCGCCGGCGCGCGTGGCGAGGACGGAGACGCTTTCGGTGACCTCCCGCCACGCCGAACCGGCGTGAGCGAACAGCTGACCGGTGGTATCCAGGATGCGCACCCCGGCCGGGGTCCTGGCTCCGGCGACCGATCCGGCATTGATCGGCGCGGTCTCCGCCGACCCCGGTCCACCGACCGGCTGCACCATGAGGCGCGGCGTGGTCGAGTCGGTGAGGACCGCCAGCCGATCCGGCCCGAGCCAGGCGAGTCCCGTCGACGGCTCGGTCAGCTGAAGGAGCTGTCGTACCTCGCCGAGCTCTGTGGGCACCCCGGAGCCGTCCCGGACCACGGAGGCCACGACCACCCAGCGCTGGCCGCCGACGACGACCACCGCCGCGACGCGTGCGCCGTCCGCCGCCACGCGCACATCCGAGACCGACGAGGCGCTCGGCCACGCGCCGGCGACCTTGTGGCCGACGACATCCGCGCCGATGGCCTGCAGGGCCTGAGGTTCGCTCGCGGGGACCGACCATACGTAGCCGTAGGGATCGACGGACGGCCGCACCAGCCCGGGACGGGCGTCCAGCTCGTCGAGAGAGTCCTCGGCGGCCAGGTAGACATGGCCGTCGTTCAACTGCAACGCAGCGGAGCTGTCGTCAGCGGCGACGTCGATGGCCTCGATCGGCTGCGACACGGCCTGGATCTGCGCGCTGATCCCGGGGATCGACGCGATCTC includes:
- a CDS encoding ComF family protein, yielding MGITTRIAALAAETGALLLAATCAGCDRPGTLLCDACRIALVPMPRDVRTPAGQRVRAAIALEGPAASCIRRLKGEGQTHLARPLGAALAAVLLPELPPGGWVIPVPTSRAAFRRRGYRVPDLLVRRAGAEPQRVLTLTRRVRDQRELPAAGRAENVRGAMDARREGDGAPAVVVDDVVTTGATLDEAARALASAGFVVVTAVALAATPKSVGSG